The following coding sequences are from one Salvia hispanica cultivar TCC Black 2014 chromosome 3, UniMelb_Shisp_WGS_1.0, whole genome shotgun sequence window:
- the LOC125212007 gene encoding putative late blight resistance protein homolog R1B-16 isoform X2 has protein sequence MWSEKTWDEVRIYFPDNVNGSRIILTTRLEDVAACADSSKNFHQMKFLKGDESWDLLKKQVFKSGNYPPILEKIGRKIALTCGGLPLAIVVIAGILSEVSRTEADWEQVANNLNLATTAHEEKYAAILDLSYTHLPHHLRSCFLYMGAFPEDYEIRSQNLVKLWVAEGFVQSEEVAEEFLMDLVKRNLVLVKKRKSNGRIKSCGLHDLLRDLCLVRAVEENFLLYFMGKFVLPEIFEDQVRISVSYSDNLLEIDGSTIQTIICYQRSKIDSLEKFKLLSILDMVKADLPVQVFELLQLKHLALSSPTVIPSSVLNLQNLETLIIYPREPCMVTLPDEIWKMSRLRHLIASSFHPLPHPDGETPPLQNLQTLSLVTNFVCSERMVVMIPNIKKLGICYSDENLDGEWNLENLQCLDQLEKLKMEIRGDFPSRPCLKPGFYPELLKKLTLSGWRLPWKDLSTVGSLPNLQVLKLQNYACDGSVWETSDDGFKELEFLLVDESNLEEWSTESSHFPKLKSLVFQRCPYLSEIPDDIGYIPALELIEVDGRNKHLVESAERIQKEQETEYENYSIRVRY, from the coding sequence ATGTGGAGTGAGAAGACTTGGGATGAAGTCAGAATCTATTTTCCTGATAATGTTAATGGAAGTCGAATCATTTTAACCACGAGGCTGGAGGATGTGGCTGCTTGTGCTGACTCTTCCAAGAATTTTCATCAGATGAAGTTCTTGAAGGGTGATGAGAGTTGGGATTTATTGAAGAAGCAAGTGTTCAAATCTGGAAATTATCCTCCCATTTTGGAGAAGATAGGAAGGAAGATTGCATTAACCTGTGGAGGATTGCCCCTTGCAATTGTTGTGATTGCAGGGATTTTATCTGAAGTGAGTCGAACCGAAGCCGATTGGGAACAAGTTGCAAACAACTTAAACTTAGCCACCACTGCACATGAGGAGAAGTATGCTGCAATCTTAGATTTGAGTTATACTCATTTGCCTCATCATTTGAGGAGCTGTTTCTTGTACATGGGAGCCTTTCCTGAAGATTACGAGATTCGATCTCAAAATTTGGTGAAGTTATGGGTAGCTGAGGGTTTTGTGCAATCTGAGGAAGTAGCAGAGGAGTTTCTGATGGATCTTGTCAAGAGAAATCTTGTTTTGGTGAAGAAGAGGAAGTCCAACGGCCGAATCAAAAGTTGCGGCCTTCATGATCTGTTGCGTGACTTGTGCTTAGTGAGAGCGGTGGAAGAGAACTTTCTTCTGTATTTCATGGGTAAGTTTGTTCTTCCTGAGATTTTCGAAGATCAAGTCCGCATTAGTGTATCGTATTCTGATAATCTTTTAGAGATAGACGGCTCAACCATCCAAACTATCATATGCTACCAAAGAAGTAAAATAGACTCATTGGAGAAGTTCAAATTGCTCAGCATTCTAGATATGGTGAAAGCTGATCTCCCTGTTCAAGTGTTTGAGCTTCTCCAGTTAAAACATTTGGCCCTCAGCTCCCCTACTGTGATTCCATCTTCAGTATTAAACCTTCAAAATCTCGAAACCTTGATTATCTATCCACGAGAACCATGTATGGTGACTTTACCGGATGAAATATGGAAGATGTCGCGTTTAAGGCATCTCATCGCCTCCTCATTTCACCCCTTACCCCATCCAGACGGTGAAACTCCTCCTTTACAAAACTTGCAAACGCTTTCACTTGTGACGAACTTTGTATGCAGTGAAAGGATGGTGGTAATGATTCCAAACATTAAGAAGTTGGGGATATGTTACTCAGATGAGAATCTTGATGGGGAATGGAATCTAGAAAATCTTCAATGTTTGGATCAActtgagaaattgaaaatggagaTACGCGGCGACTTCCCTTCAAGGCCATGTCTGAAACCTGGCTTTTATCCTGAGTTGCTGAAAAAGTTAACATTGAGTGGTTGGCGGCTTCCTTGGAAAGATCTGAGTACTGTTGGTTCGTTGCCTAATCTTCAAGTGCTGAAATTACAAAACTACGCTTGTGACGGAAGCGTTTGGGAAACAAGTGATGATGGATTCAAAGAGCTGGAGTTTCTTCTGGTTGATGAATCAAATCTTGAGGAATGGTCGACAGAGAGTAGCCACTTTCCAAAGCTCAAGAGTCTAGTATTTCAACGGTGTCCTTATCTTAGCGAGATTCCGGATGATATTGGATACATTCCGGCACTCGAACTGATTGAGGTTGATGGCCGGAACAAACATCTGGTGGAATCGGCTGAAAGGATACAAAAGGAACAAGAAACGGAGTATGAAAATTACAGCATTCGAGTTCGTTATTGA
- the LOC125212007 gene encoding putative late blight resistance protein homolog R1B-16 isoform X1 has product MRSRSCPAANPPSRLPPTVKIDAIGLDPDTRAIKERLFSDSKELQIIPIVGAGGIGKTTLARTIYQDHLIIRSYDIVAWVTVSQNYSFGDIFKNLLVSMKEFVREDIKSELSNHEIAEKVYQTLYCRRYLIVIDDMWSEKTWDEVRIYFPDNVNGSRIILTTRLEDVAACADSSKNFHQMKFLKGDESWDLLKKQVFKSGNYPPILEKIGRKIALTCGGLPLAIVVIAGILSEVSRTEADWEQVANNLNLATTAHEEKYAAILDLSYTHLPHHLRSCFLYMGAFPEDYEIRSQNLVKLWVAEGFVQSEEVAEEFLMDLVKRNLVLVKKRKSNGRIKSCGLHDLLRDLCLVRAVEENFLLYFMGKFVLPEIFEDQVRISVSYSDNLLEIDGSTIQTIICYQRSKIDSLEKFKLLSILDMVKADLPVQVFELLQLKHLALSSPTVIPSSVLNLQNLETLIIYPREPCMVTLPDEIWKMSRLRHLIASSFHPLPHPDGETPPLQNLQTLSLVTNFVCSERMVVMIPNIKKLGICYSDENLDGEWNLENLQCLDQLEKLKMEIRGDFPSRPCLKPGFYPELLKKLTLSGWRLPWKDLSTVGSLPNLQVLKLQNYACDGSVWETSDDGFKELEFLLVDESNLEEWSTESSHFPKLKSLVFQRCPYLSEIPDDIGYIPALELIEVDGRNKHLVESAERIQKEQETEYENYSIRVRY; this is encoded by the exons ATGCGATCCAGAAGTTGTCCAGCTGCAAATCCGCCGTCAAG GCTCCCGCCGACGGTCAAAATCGATGCGATCGGTCTCGATCCTGATACCAGAGCAATCAAGGAGCGTCTCTTCTCAGATTCAAAGGAGCTCCAAATCATTCCGATCGTCGGCGCCGGCGGAATCGGTAAAACCACTCTCGCTCGAACTATTTATCAGGATCACTTAATCATAAGAAGTTATGATATTGTTGCTTGGGTTACAGTATCTCAGAATTATAGCTTTGGAgatatttttaagaatttgCTTGTTTCCATGAAAGAATTTgtgagagaagatattaaaTCAGAACTGAGCAACCATGAAATTGCTGAAAAAGTGTATCAAACTTTATACTGTAGGAGGTATTTGATTGTGATAGATGATATGTGGAGTGAGAAGACTTGGGATGAAGTCAGAATCTATTTTCCTGATAATGTTAATGGAAGTCGAATCATTTTAACCACGAGGCTGGAGGATGTGGCTGCTTGTGCTGACTCTTCCAAGAATTTTCATCAGATGAAGTTCTTGAAGGGTGATGAGAGTTGGGATTTATTGAAGAAGCAAGTGTTCAAATCTGGAAATTATCCTCCCATTTTGGAGAAGATAGGAAGGAAGATTGCATTAACCTGTGGAGGATTGCCCCTTGCAATTGTTGTGATTGCAGGGATTTTATCTGAAGTGAGTCGAACCGAAGCCGATTGGGAACAAGTTGCAAACAACTTAAACTTAGCCACCACTGCACATGAGGAGAAGTATGCTGCAATCTTAGATTTGAGTTATACTCATTTGCCTCATCATTTGAGGAGCTGTTTCTTGTACATGGGAGCCTTTCCTGAAGATTACGAGATTCGATCTCAAAATTTGGTGAAGTTATGGGTAGCTGAGGGTTTTGTGCAATCTGAGGAAGTAGCAGAGGAGTTTCTGATGGATCTTGTCAAGAGAAATCTTGTTTTGGTGAAGAAGAGGAAGTCCAACGGCCGAATCAAAAGTTGCGGCCTTCATGATCTGTTGCGTGACTTGTGCTTAGTGAGAGCGGTGGAAGAGAACTTTCTTCTGTATTTCATGGGTAAGTTTGTTCTTCCTGAGATTTTCGAAGATCAAGTCCGCATTAGTGTATCGTATTCTGATAATCTTTTAGAGATAGACGGCTCAACCATCCAAACTATCATATGCTACCAAAGAAGTAAAATAGACTCATTGGAGAAGTTCAAATTGCTCAGCATTCTAGATATGGTGAAAGCTGATCTCCCTGTTCAAGTGTTTGAGCTTCTCCAGTTAAAACATTTGGCCCTCAGCTCCCCTACTGTGATTCCATCTTCAGTATTAAACCTTCAAAATCTCGAAACCTTGATTATCTATCCACGAGAACCATGTATGGTGACTTTACCGGATGAAATATGGAAGATGTCGCGTTTAAGGCATCTCATCGCCTCCTCATTTCACCCCTTACCCCATCCAGACGGTGAAACTCCTCCTTTACAAAACTTGCAAACGCTTTCACTTGTGACGAACTTTGTATGCAGTGAAAGGATGGTGGTAATGATTCCAAACATTAAGAAGTTGGGGATATGTTACTCAGATGAGAATCTTGATGGGGAATGGAATCTAGAAAATCTTCAATGTTTGGATCAActtgagaaattgaaaatggagaTACGCGGCGACTTCCCTTCAAGGCCATGTCTGAAACCTGGCTTTTATCCTGAGTTGCTGAAAAAGTTAACATTGAGTGGTTGGCGGCTTCCTTGGAAAGATCTGAGTACTGTTGGTTCGTTGCCTAATCTTCAAGTGCTGAAATTACAAAACTACGCTTGTGACGGAAGCGTTTGGGAAACAAGTGATGATGGATTCAAAGAGCTGGAGTTTCTTCTGGTTGATGAATCAAATCTTGAGGAATGGTCGACAGAGAGTAGCCACTTTCCAAAGCTCAAGAGTCTAGTATTTCAACGGTGTCCTTATCTTAGCGAGATTCCGGATGATATTGGATACATTCCGGCACTCGAACTGATTGAGGTTGATGGCCGGAACAAACATCTGGTGGAATCGGCTGAAAGGATACAAAAGGAACAAGAAACGGAGTATGAAAATTACAGCATTCGAGTTCGTTATTGA
- the LOC125212669 gene encoding putative late blight resistance protein homolog R1B-14 gives MRSSASPAPPSRLAPSGKIDAVGLENDVEAIMNWLRRDAHELLFIPIAGAGGIVSQEYSFSDIFANLLVSMKKFVREDISSLTKEEIPLKVHQTLTNRRYFIVIDDMWSTKAWDEIKPYFPNNNNTSRIILTTRLEDVAEYVVFPEKFHQMQYLEDDQSLSLLKKELCKGECRLPMMETMEDIATRITKSCGGLPLAIVVTAGLLSEVSETEADWEQIAFTSNLAITADEDQYTAILDLSYTNLPHHLRPCFLYMGAFPEDYDIRVSKLVKFWIAEDLVKSIAPKTPEEVAEGWLEDLVRRNLVLVTKRKSNGRIKSCGLHDLLRDLCLMRALEDNFLLCFMGSFFLPEIFATQLRISISHSNILAHIDGSTIHTIICYSHSSVDSLEKFRLLKVLDMLNSKIPAHVFELIDLRFLAFSYSTVNPASIPSLQYLQTLIIYPNNSSVVVQLPVEIWKMPWLRHLISPSLQLLLHPDGATPPSESLQTLSLAANFECNERVVKMIPNVRKLGVCYSEEKLDGSYHLENLQCLNRLEKFKMEIRSSLPFSPQLNFVLPESLRKLTLSGWRHTWEDLSIVGSLPNLQVLKLRNYACDGKIWEPIEGEFEQLEFLLIDESNLEEWLAESNHFPKLKSLVLKGCPSLSVIPEDIGFIPTLELIELDGQNKSLVESAKSIQKDQMENENYSIHIRY, from the exons ATGCGATCCAGTGCTTCTCCAGCTCCACCATCGCGCCTTGCACCGTCCGGAAAAATCGACGCGGTTGGCCTCGAGAACGAcgttgaggcaattatgaatTGGCTCCGTCGAGATGCGCACGAGCTCCTCTTCATCCCGATCGCCGGCGCAGGAGGAATCG TATCTCAGGAATATAGTTTCAGCGACATTTTCGCAAATCTGCTTGTTTCCATGAAAAAATTCGTTAGAGAAGACATTTCCAGCTTAACCAAAGAGGAAATTCCCTTAAAAGTTCACCAAACTTTAACGAATCGAAGATATTTTATCGTAATTGATGATATGTGGAGTACCAAGGCTTGGGATGAGATAAAGCCCTATTTCcccaacaacaacaacacaagTCGGATAATATTGACCACGAGGCTAGAGGATGTGGCTGAGTATGTTGTTTTTCCGGAGAAATTCCATCAGATGCAGTATTTGGAAGATGATCAGAGTTTGAGTCTGCTTAAGAAGGAGTTATGTAAAGGGGAATGTCGTCTTCCGATGATGGAAACGATGGAGGATATAGCAACAAGGATCACGAAGAGCTGCGGAGGGCTGCCCCTTGCGATTGTGGTGACTGCAGGACTTCTCTCGGAAGTCAGTGAGACGGAAGCTGACTGGGAGCAGATCGCCTTCACCTCGAATCTGGCCATCACTGCGGATGAGGACCAGTATACTGCGATCTTAGATTTGAGCTATACCAATTTGCCTCACCATTTGAGGCCTTGTTTCTTATACATGGGAGCCTTTCCGGAAGATTATGATATTCGAGTCTCGAAATTGGTGAAATTTTGGATAGCTGAGGACTTGGTTAAATCAATTGCACCCAAAACCCCTGAAGAGGTAGCAGAGGGGTGGCTGGAGGATTTGGTTAGGAGGAATCTTGTTTTGGTTACCAAGAGGAAGTCGAATGGCAGAATCAAGAGCTGTGGCCTTCATGATCTGTTGCGCGACTTGTGCCTTATGAGAGCCCTGGAAGACAATTTTCTTCTATGTTTTATGGGTTCGTTTTTTCTACCCGAAATCTTTGCAACTCAGCTTCGTATTAGTATATCTCATTCCAATATCCTTGCACACATTGACGGCTCAACCATTCATACTATTATATGCTACAGCCATAGTTCAGTAGACTCTTTGGAGAAATTTAGGTTGCtcaaggttttggatatgttAAACTCAAAAATCCCAGCTCATGTGTTTGAGCTGATTGATCTTAGATTTCTTGCTTTTAGCTACTCCACTGTGAATCCCGCGTCGATACCAAGCCTCCAGTATCTCCAAACCTTGATTATTTATCCAAATAACTCTTCTGTGGTGGTTCAGTTGCCGGTTGAGATATGGAAGATGCCATGGTTAAGGCATCTCATCTCCCCCTCCTTACAACTCTTGCTCCACCCCGATGGAGCAACTCCTCCTTCCGAAAGCTTGCAAACGCTTTCACTTGCAGCCAACTTTGAATGTAATGAAAGGGTGGTGAAAATGATTCCTAATGTTAGGAAGTTGGGCGTATGTTACTCCGAAGAGAAGCTTGATGGGAGCTATCATCTAGAGAACCTTCAATGTTTGAATCGACTTGAGAAATTCAAAATGGAGATACGTAGTAGTCTCCCTTTCAGTCCACAGCTGAATTTTGTTCTTCCCGAGTCTCTCAGAAAGTTAACCTTGAGCGGTTGGCGGCATACTTGGGAAGATTTGAGTATTGTCGGTTCGTTGCCTAATCTTCAAGTGCTCAAACTGCGAAACTACGCCTGTGATGGAAAAATTTGGGAACCAATTGAGGGAGAATTCGAACAGCTGGAATTTCTTCTAATTGACGAATCAAATCTTGAGGAATGGTTGGCAGAAAGCAACCACTTTCCGAAACTCAAGAGTCTAGTGCTTAAAGGCTGTCCTTCTCTTAGTGTGATTCCAGAGGATATCGGATTCATTCCGACACTTGAATTGATTGAACTCGATGGGCAGAACAAATCTCTTGTGGAGTCGGCCAAAAGCATTCAAAAGGATCAAATGGAGAATGAAAATTACAGCATTCATATTCGTTATTGA